One genomic region from Nymphaea colorata isolate Beijing-Zhang1983 chromosome 10, ASM883128v2, whole genome shotgun sequence encodes:
- the LOC116262327 gene encoding DELLA protein GAI1-like, whose product MKMEPHYHRPDHQLQFPEEGGAKCPATGKVKMEEPDAGVDELLAALGYNVRSSDMAEVAQKLEQLEMVMGSAQEDGISHLSSETVHYNPSDIATWIETMLSELNPPPSPNLGDVATNLSGTTTVASTTTTTTTATAGHPGWSSEHHVQHQRAESSSTASGKETILPPPLLPPDFSDEISGIEGVVYGRGVPRQKKRMKLEEPLASEAVPVPTPAPVEPRPVVVVDSQETGIRLVHTLMACAEAIQQDNLKLAEALVKQIGVLAASQAGAMRKVATFFAEALARRIYRLYPSDSPNDAFSDLLQMHFYEACPYLKFAHFTANQAILEAFAGKPRVHVIDFSMKQGMQWPALMQALALRPGGPPAFRLTGVGPPQRDNSDPLQEVGWKLAQFAETINVEFEYRGLVAASLADIEAYMLDLRPTDGEVVAVNSIFELHQLLAQPGAMDKVLSLVRSVQPQIVTMVEQEAAHNGPVFLDRFTEALHYYSSLFDSLEGCTGGSSPATGQDQVMSEVYLGRQICNIVACEGAERVERHETLGQWRARMGAAGFAPVHLGSNAFKQASMLLALFAGGDGYRVEENNGCLMLGWHTRPLIATSAWQLLPSSASSSS is encoded by the coding sequence atgaAGATGGAGCCCCATTATCATCGCCCGGATCACCAGCTACAGTTTCCGGAAGAAGGCGGAGCCAAGTGTCCGGCCACCGGAAAGGTCAAAATGGAGGAGCCCGACGCCGGGGTGGACGAGCTGCTGGCGGCCTTGGGGTACAACGTCCGGTCGTCGGACATGGCAGAGGTGGCGCAGAAGCTGGAGCAATTGGAGATGGTGATGGGCAGCGCTCAGGAGGACGGCATATCGCACCTCTCCTCCGAGACCGTGCACTACAACCCCTCCGATATAGCGACCTGGATCGAGACCATGCTCTCGGAGCTGAACCCTCCGCCTTCCCCAAATCTGGGCGACGTGGCTACCAATCTCTCCGGGACAACCACCGTGGcaagcaccaccaccaccacgaCAACCGCCACGGCCGGTCATCCTGGTTGGAGTTCCGAACACCACGTTCAACACCAGCGGGCAGAATCTTCCTCCACCGCCAGCGGTAAGGAAACAATTCTTCCCCCGCCTCTCCTACCGCCAGATTTTAGTGACGAAATCTCAGGCATAGAGGGGGTCGTGTACGGTCGTGGGGTTCCTAGGCAAAAGAAGCGTATGAAATTGGAGGAGCCCCTCGCGTCGGAAGCGGTACCGGTGCCGACGCCAGCACCGGTGGAGCCGCGGCCAGTGGTGGTGGTGGACTCGCAGGAGACGGGCATCCGTTTGGTCCACACCCTGATGGCCTGCGCAGAGGCCATCCAGCAGGACAACCTCAAGTTGGCAGAAGCACTGGTGAAGCAGATTGGCGTCTTGGCGGCTTCTCAAGCAGGAGCAATGAGAAAGGTCGCCACCTTCTTCGCAGAGGCGCTCGCCCGCCGGATCTACCGCCTTTACCCGAGTGATTCCCCTAATGACGCCTTCTCCGACCTCCTCCAGATGCATTTCTACGAAGCTTGCCCATACCTCAAGTTCGCCCACTTCACTGCCAACCAGGCCATCCTGGAGGCCTTCGCCGGCAAACCCCGGGTCCACGTGATCGACTTCAGCATGAAGCAGGGGATGCAGTGGCCGGCGCTCATGCAGGCACTGGCACTCCGCCCCGGCGGCCCGCCTGCTTTCCGCCTCACCGGCGTCGGCCCTCCCCAACGGGACAACTCCGACCCCTTGCAGGAGGTCGGATGGAAGCTCGCCCAGTTCGCGGAGACCATCAACGTCGAGTTCGAGTACCGTGGCCTCGTGGCCGCAAGCCTGGCGGACATCGAGGCCTACATGCTCGACCTCCGACCCACCGATGGTGAGGTGGTGGCAGTGAACTCCATCTTCGAGCTCCATCAGCTGCTGGCGCAGCCGGGGGCAATGGACAAGGTGCTGTCGCTGGTGCGCAGCGTCCAGCCACAGATCGTGACGATGGTCGAGCAGGAGGCCGCTCACAATGGGCCAGTTTTCCTTGACCGCTTCACGGAGGCTCTTCACTACTACTCATCATTGTTCGACTCGCTCGAGGGCTGCACAGGAGGGTCGTCGCCGGCTACCGGACAGGACCAGGTGATGTCGGAAGTGTATCTCGGGCGGCAGATATGCAACATCGTGGCGTGCGAGGGTGCCGAGCGGGTGGAGCGCCACGAGACGCTGGGGCAGTGGAGGGCGAGAATGGGGGCGGCCGGCTTCGCTCCCGTCCACCTGGGATCCAACGCGTTCAAGCAGGCGAGCATGCTGCTGGCTCTCTTCGCCGGTGGGGACGGTTACAGGGTGGAAGAGAACAATGGGTGCCTTATGCTCGGATGGCACACCCGCCCCCTCATCGCCACCTCCGCCTGGCAGCTCCTCCCCTCTTCCGCGTCCTCCTCCTCGTGA